The proteins below come from a single Limosilactobacillus reuteri genomic window:
- a CDS encoding lipocalin/fatty acid-binding family protein: MTWKKEKNNYIINLNDSNYDTPIDARLNEDNLSLVGNDEWPNQSFKRVHGDFDVDNFLKEQHAKTNSSTTKDTHSKESLIHARAALKKWASDHHKDTSKIDNLKATTDLSEPDEVWAFVDDNGTEYAIVRNGKVYPRPVIDGDTSSN, encoded by the coding sequence TTGACCTGGAAAAAGGAAAAGAATAATTACATCATTAATTTAAATGATAGTAATTATGATACGCCAATTGATGCGCGGCTAAATGAAGATAATTTGAGCCTTGTAGGTAACGATGAATGGCCTAATCAGTCATTTAAACGAGTTCATGGGGACTTTGACGTTGATAATTTCTTAAAAGAACAACATGCGAAAACTAACAGTTCTACAACTAAGGATACTCATTCTAAGGAATCATTGATTCATGCCCGCGCAGCACTTAAAAAATGGGCGAGTGACCACCACAAAGACACCAGCAAGATTGATAATTTGAAGGCTACGACTGACCTATCTGAGCCAGATGAAGTTTGGGCCTTTGTTGATGATAATGGAACTGAATATGCCATTGTTCGAAATGGAAAAGTTTACCCACGTCCGGTTATTGATGGTGATACGTCATCTAATTAA
- a CDS encoding peptide MFS transporter, with protein MSKQKNLDTSFFGQPRGLSTLFFTEMWERFSYYGMRAILLFYMYYAVTKGGLGMDQATAASIMSIYGSLVYLASVVGGWLSDRVWGSRRTVFIGGVLIMFGHIALSLPFGVSALYVSIALIVIGTGLLKPNVSEMVGGLYSPEDRRRDSGFSMFVFGINLGAAVAPWAVPWAANGFGLNLFHGEMNFHAGFSLAAVGMFFGLVQYVVDGRKYLSKDSLYPDDPIDKESLRPVIIWSIVGVIALVIILGLLAAMGQLNINNIITIITVIAIALPIYYFVMMLNSKKVTKDEKSRVVAYIPLFIAAAIFWAIEESGSVVLALFAEQRTILHIGGWHFAAANFQTLNPLFIMILTPFFVALWDHWKKQPSAPGKFAAGLVIAGLSYVWMALPAMIHGTTAGRVSPFWLVGSWFIVEIAEMLISPIGLSVTTKLAPKAFKSQMMSMWFLADAAGQAVNAQVVKYYSSATEVPYFLIIGAVSIVFGLILCLFVKKIHGLMDGVD; from the coding sequence ATGAGTAAACAAAAGAATTTGGATACCTCCTTCTTTGGACAACCGCGTGGATTGTCGACATTGTTCTTCACTGAAATGTGGGAACGGTTTAGTTACTACGGAATGCGGGCTATCCTTCTATTCTATATGTACTACGCTGTTACCAAGGGTGGTTTGGGTATGGACCAAGCTACCGCAGCATCAATTATGTCAATTTATGGTTCATTAGTTTACCTGGCCAGTGTTGTCGGGGGATGGTTATCTGACCGTGTATGGGGATCGCGTCGAACGGTCTTCATCGGTGGTGTCCTTATTATGTTTGGACATATCGCTCTGTCATTACCATTTGGTGTGTCAGCACTTTATGTATCAATCGCTTTGATTGTTATTGGTACCGGGTTATTGAAGCCAAATGTTTCAGAAATGGTTGGGGGCTTATACAGTCCTGAAGATCGTCGTCGAGACTCTGGTTTTAGTATGTTCGTTTTCGGGATTAACTTAGGGGCCGCTGTTGCTCCTTGGGCTGTCCCTTGGGCTGCTAATGGCTTTGGCTTAAACCTTTTCCATGGTGAAATGAACTTCCACGCTGGTTTCTCACTAGCTGCTGTCGGAATGTTCTTTGGGTTAGTACAATATGTAGTTGACGGCCGGAAGTATCTTTCAAAAGATAGCTTATATCCTGATGATCCGATCGATAAGGAAAGTTTACGTCCAGTAATTATTTGGTCAATTGTTGGTGTTATTGCATTAGTGATCATTCTTGGATTGCTTGCGGCAATGGGTCAATTAAACATCAATAATATCATTACAATCATTACGGTTATTGCTATTGCTTTACCAATCTACTACTTTGTAATGATGTTGAATTCCAAGAAGGTTACAAAGGATGAAAAGTCACGGGTTGTTGCTTACATTCCACTTTTCATTGCTGCTGCTATCTTCTGGGCAATTGAAGAATCAGGTTCAGTTGTTTTAGCCCTCTTCGCTGAACAACGGACTATTTTACACATTGGTGGCTGGCACTTTGCTGCTGCTAACTTCCAGACGTTGAACCCATTATTCATTATGATCCTAACACCATTTTTCGTTGCACTTTGGGATCACTGGAAAAAACAACCAAGTGCTCCTGGTAAGTTTGCTGCTGGGTTAGTAATTGCAGGTCTTTCATATGTTTGGATGGCACTTCCAGCAATGATTCACGGTACAACCGCTGGACGGGTTAGCCCATTCTGGTTAGTTGGTTCATGGTTCATTGTTGAAATCGCCGAAATGTTAATTTCACCAATTGGTCTTTCAGTAACTACTAAACTTGCACCAAAAGCATTTAAGTCTCAAATGATGAGTATGTGGTTCTTGGCGGATGCTGCTGGACAAGCGGTTAACGCCCAGGTTGTTAAGTACTACTCATCAGCTACAGAAGTTCCATACTTCTTAATTATCGGGGCAGTAAGTATCGTCTTCGGATTGATCCTTTGCTTATTCGTTAAGAAGATTCATGGCTTAATGGATGGTGTAGACTAA
- a CDS encoding ABC transporter ATP-binding protein, with protein sequence MSIVRRGPRVPEQAQHFWPTTKRLIAYLRPWRVGVIVSIFLAIVSVILSILAPKILGEATTIIYDGMLKGYAEIKAGEHLSTLPINFNRIWQIGITVILLYLFSGLFSFLQLQIMTRVSQRVVYNLRQDFEEKMRRVPIKYYDTHNNGDIMSRMVNDMDNIAGTLQQSLIQIITSVLTVIGVFILMLTISWKLTIIALVTIPLSILVVAFVAPTSQRLFGRQQAALGKINDQVEETYAAHTIVRTFNKEEDEEKEFNRRNHQYYQSAWKAQFFSSLMMPMMIFIRNVGYLVVAVVGAIQVIHGQITLGNVQAFLQYTNQFSQPIAQIANLSNTIQQTIASAERIFEVLDEPEMDDKIKETPVLAGTNLPKVEFKDIQFSYTDEPLIQDFNLKAPRDKMVAIVGPTGAGKTTIINLLERFYDPQGGHIYLNGQDISSMTRDDLRKHIAIVLQDTWLFTGTIFENIKYGNENASDEEVYHAAKMARADAFIRELPDGYQTVLDESASNISQGQRQLLTIARAFLADPEILILDEATSSVDTRTEVLIQEAMNALQQERTSFVVAHRLSTIRKADQIVVVNHGKIIETGNHESLMNQKGFYAALYNSQFAGN encoded by the coding sequence ATGTCGATCGTGCGTAGAGGACCACGTGTACCTGAACAAGCGCAGCATTTTTGGCCAACTACTAAGCGTTTGATTGCTTACTTACGGCCTTGGCGTGTGGGTGTTATTGTATCGATCTTTCTGGCAATTGTTTCAGTTATCCTCTCAATCTTGGCACCTAAAATTTTAGGTGAAGCCACTACTATTATTTATGATGGAATGTTAAAAGGATATGCGGAAATAAAAGCAGGAGAACACCTAAGCACGCTTCCCATTAATTTCAACCGCATTTGGCAGATTGGAATTACTGTTATCTTGCTATACCTTTTTTCCGGTTTGTTCAGTTTCTTGCAATTACAAATCATGACACGGGTATCACAGCGTGTTGTGTATAATTTGCGACAAGACTTTGAAGAAAAGATGCGACGGGTACCTATTAAATACTATGATACCCACAATAACGGGGATATTATGAGTCGAATGGTTAACGATATGGATAATATTGCCGGAACACTCCAGCAAAGCCTAATTCAGATTATTACCAGTGTATTAACGGTTATTGGCGTCTTTATCTTAATGCTAACCATTAGTTGGAAGTTAACCATTATTGCGCTTGTGACGATTCCGCTGAGCATTTTAGTTGTTGCGTTTGTTGCGCCTACTTCACAACGATTATTTGGCCGCCAGCAAGCAGCCTTAGGAAAAATCAATGACCAGGTCGAAGAAACCTATGCTGCTCATACAATTGTTCGGACGTTTAATAAAGAAGAGGACGAAGAAAAAGAATTTAATCGGCGTAACCATCAATATTATCAATCAGCGTGGAAAGCGCAATTCTTTTCTAGTCTAATGATGCCGATGATGATCTTTATTCGAAATGTCGGCTATTTAGTTGTTGCAGTTGTTGGTGCAATTCAGGTTATCCACGGCCAAATTACACTTGGTAATGTTCAAGCGTTTCTGCAATATACCAACCAGTTTTCACAACCAATTGCGCAAATTGCCAATCTTAGTAATACCATCCAGCAGACAATTGCTTCTGCTGAACGGATTTTTGAAGTGCTTGATGAGCCGGAAATGGACGATAAGATTAAAGAGACGCCAGTATTGGCAGGCACAAACTTGCCAAAGGTTGAGTTTAAAGATATTCAATTTAGCTATACTGATGAACCGCTTATTCAAGACTTTAACCTTAAGGCGCCACGGGATAAGATGGTTGCGATTGTTGGTCCAACCGGTGCCGGAAAGACAACTATCATTAACCTTTTAGAGCGCTTTTACGACCCTCAAGGCGGGCACATTTATCTCAATGGACAAGATATTAGCTCTATGACCCGCGATGATTTGCGGAAACATATCGCAATTGTTCTTCAGGATACGTGGCTCTTTACGGGGACAATTTTTGAAAATATTAAGTATGGGAACGAAAATGCATCAGATGAGGAAGTTTATCATGCGGCAAAAATGGCACGGGCTGACGCGTTTATTCGTGAATTGCCTGATGGTTATCAAACAGTGCTGGATGAATCGGCATCTAATATTTCGCAAGGGCAGCGTCAACTACTAACGATTGCTCGGGCATTTTTAGCTGATCCAGAAATCTTGATATTAGATGAAGCTACGAGTTCTGTTGATACACGGACAGAGGTATTAATTCAAGAAGCAATGAATGCATTACAGCAGGAACGAACTAGTTTCGTTGTTGCACACCGTTTATCAACAATTCGCAAAGCTGATCAAATTGTAGTTGTTAATCATGGGAAGATTATCGAAACCGGTAATCATGAATCATTGATGAATCAAAAGGGATTCTATGCGGCACTTTATAATAGCCAATTTGCAGGAAATTAG
- a CDS encoding DUF3642 domain-containing protein, whose translation MGSYRDDADGAAITLNSDGTGTYVMANPTQADIFMIN comes from the coding sequence GTGGGCTCGTATCGTGATGATGCCGATGGAGCTGCTATTACCCTTAATTCAGATGGAACTGGGACATATGTAATGGCAAATCCGACGCAGGCTGATATATTCATGATCAATTGA
- a CDS encoding MarR family winged helix-turn-helix transcriptional regulator yields the protein MATSEELTKELFSFSNEIHQRIIQSHRAHSAFIGRGKILWLLANNDYVYQNQLANLAKIKPGSLTQILEKMEHEQLIIRKRDHNDKRLIYVRLSNKGKEQFQKNEKYHRDFQEFMTAPLTPVEIDQFVATLTILRKQFNTYIDQHQKEMKNN from the coding sequence ATGGCTACTAGTGAAGAGTTAACAAAGGAATTATTCTCTTTTTCTAATGAGATTCATCAGCGGATTATTCAAAGCCACCGGGCACATAGCGCGTTTATTGGCCGCGGTAAAATTTTGTGGTTATTGGCAAATAATGATTATGTTTATCAGAATCAACTTGCTAATCTTGCCAAAATAAAGCCGGGATCGTTAACTCAGATTCTTGAAAAAATGGAACATGAGCAATTAATTATCCGTAAACGTGACCATAACGATAAACGTTTGATTTATGTTCGCCTAAGCAATAAGGGAAAAGAGCAATTTCAAAAAAACGAAAAGTATCATCGTGATTTTCAAGAATTTATGACTGCTCCGTTAACACCGGTAGAGATAGATCAGTTTGTCGCGACTTTAACGATATTACGAAAACAATTTAATACATATATTGATCAGCATCAAAAGGAGATGAAAAATAATTGA
- a CDS encoding D-2-hydroxyacid dehydrogenase, translated as MQNSSSTNKKIFAFSIRKDEEPYVKEWAENHPEVEVEYTSELLTPETAKKAKDADGVVVYQQLDYTADTLQALADQGITKMSLRNVGVDNIDMNKAKELGFEITNVPVYSPNAIAEHAAIQTARILRQTKVLDEKIANGDLRWAPTIGREVRDQTVGVIGTGHIGQVYMQIMEGFGAKVIAYDPFENPELKKQGYYVDSLDDLYAQADVISLHVPATKENFHMINRESIAKMKDNVVIVNCSRGALVDTDAVIEGLDSGKIFGFVMDTYEDEVGIFNEDWRGKEFPDKRLKDLIDRSNVLVTPHTAFYTTHAVRNMVLKAFDNNFKLINGEKADTPVKVG; from the coding sequence ATGCAAAATTCTTCCAGCACTAATAAAAAAATTTTTGCGTTCAGTATCCGTAAAGACGAAGAACCTTATGTCAAAGAATGGGCCGAAAATCATCCAGAAGTTGAAGTCGAATATACCAGCGAACTATTAACTCCTGAAACTGCTAAAAAAGCAAAGGATGCTGATGGTGTTGTCGTTTATCAGCAACTTGATTACACTGCTGATACTCTTCAAGCGCTTGCGGATCAAGGCATTACAAAGATGTCATTACGTAACGTTGGTGTCGACAATATTGATATGAATAAGGCAAAGGAACTGGGATTTGAAATTACCAACGTTCCTGTTTATTCCCCTAACGCAATCGCAGAACACGCTGCTATTCAAACTGCTCGTATTCTCCGTCAAACTAAAGTATTAGACGAAAAGATTGCTAATGGTGACTTACGCTGGGCACCGACAATCGGTCGTGAAGTTCGTGACCAAACTGTTGGTGTTATCGGTACCGGACACATTGGACAAGTCTACATGCAAATTATGGAAGGCTTTGGCGCTAAAGTAATCGCCTATGACCCATTTGAAAATCCAGAATTAAAGAAGCAAGGTTACTACGTGGACAGTCTTGATGACCTCTACGCTCAAGCTGATGTAATCTCACTTCACGTTCCAGCAACTAAAGAAAACTTCCACATGATTAATCGGGAATCAATTGCTAAAATGAAAGACAACGTTGTAATTGTTAACTGTTCCCGTGGTGCATTAGTCGATACCGATGCAGTCATTGAAGGCTTAGACAGCGGAAAGATTTTTGGCTTCGTAATGGATACTTATGAAGATGAAGTCGGTATCTTTAATGAGGATTGGCGTGGTAAAGAATTCCCTGACAAGCGCTTGAAGGACTTAATTGATCGCTCAAATGTATTAGTCACCCCTCACACCGCTTTCTACACCACTCACGCTGTCCGTAACATGGTTCTTAAAGCTTTCGATAATAATTTCAAACTAATTAATGGTGAAAAAGCTGACACACCAGTTAAGGTCGGCTAG
- a CDS encoding helix-turn-helix domain-containing protein, which produces MEQQLGKNIANRRHELNMTQQQLAELSNLSINFISRLERGGSNDVSSTTLLRLATVLGTSMDSLMTNQASTGNNSHRGPQLRKLINKLENYDYSKTEHLSKIILELLENN; this is translated from the coding sequence ATGGAACAACAATTAGGAAAAAATATTGCTAACCGTCGTCATGAATTAAATATGACCCAACAACAACTTGCTGAGTTAAGCAATCTATCAATTAATTTTATTTCTCGCCTTGAGCGTGGTGGATCAAACGATGTTAGTTCAACTACCCTTTTAAGATTGGCAACTGTTCTCGGCACATCGATGGATTCTCTAATGACTAATCAGGCGTCTACTGGAAACAATTCTCATCGTGGACCACAGTTAAGGAAATTAATTAATAAGCTTGAAAATTACGATTATTCTAAAACAGAACATTTAAGTAAAATAATATTAGAACTTCTTGAAAACAATTGA
- the nrdJ gene encoding ribonucleoside-triphosphate reductase, adenosylcobalamin-dependent has translation MQKITLKESFIDQATKKITPHWGPLGWVTYKRTYARWQADKDRTEEWKETVKRVIEGNINLDPRLNDNPSQAVIDELTTEAEQLFKLIYGLGATPSGRNLWISGTDYQKRTGDSLNNCWFIAIRPQKYGDSHIQPSYLNNEQVAVSMPFAFLFDELMKGGGVGFSVTDDNINQIPSVDHKINLSIVIDKSSASYDESISAGAYDRNDIKKPLQENEIYYQLPDTREGWVLAVAQLIDLHFKNTNQNNVNKLILDMTNIRPRGAKIHGFGGTASGPTPLIEMLQDVNKVLNAKDGTNLSAVDCTDICNLIGKVVVAGNVRRSAELALGSGNNHQFITMKQDQEKLQHHRWASNNSISIDKDFDHFQEVADSIQENGEPGIVNTSLSKNYGRIADGYQKNIDGDVEGTNPCGEISLANGEPCNLFEVFPLVAEKQGWDLNDAFRLGVRFAKRVTFSHYDWEVSRKMIQKNRRIGISMSGIQDWILNDFGNRVVTGFAKNNDGVMEPVYDQRVIDKFNTLYQAVINADKEYSAELNCNLSIKHTTVKPSGTVAKLAGVSEGMHFHYAGYLIQRIRFQDTDPLLDALKECGYRMEPDIYTDHTICVEFPVKATNAENKNFASAGNVSIAEQFATQAFLQKYWSDNAVSCTITFQNKEAAQIPVLLKQYLNGIKSTSLLPYYGGSLKQAPKEPITKEFFVKRQAEITGNVIDVFNAQQQDKALDLVDQSDCAGGACPIR, from the coding sequence ATGCAAAAAATCACACTTAAAGAATCATTTATTGATCAAGCTACTAAAAAAATCACACCACATTGGGGTCCGCTCGGTTGGGTTACATATAAGCGGACATATGCTCGGTGGCAAGCAGATAAGGATCGAACTGAAGAATGGAAAGAAACCGTTAAACGCGTTATTGAAGGAAACATTAACCTTGATCCCCGTCTTAATGATAACCCATCCCAAGCTGTTATTGATGAGTTAACAACTGAAGCAGAACAGTTATTCAAATTAATCTACGGTCTCGGTGCAACACCATCTGGGCGAAATTTATGGATTTCAGGTACTGATTACCAGAAACGGACCGGTGACTCACTAAACAATTGCTGGTTCATTGCTATTCGTCCCCAGAAATATGGTGATAGTCACATTCAGCCAAGCTACTTAAATAATGAGCAAGTAGCAGTATCAATGCCTTTTGCTTTTCTCTTTGACGAATTAATGAAGGGTGGCGGTGTCGGCTTTTCTGTGACAGACGATAACATTAATCAAATTCCAAGCGTAGATCACAAAATTAACTTATCCATCGTAATTGATAAAAGCAGTGCTTCTTATGATGAATCAATTAGTGCTGGCGCTTACGATCGAAATGATATCAAAAAGCCGCTCCAGGAAAATGAAATTTACTATCAGCTTCCCGATACCCGTGAAGGCTGGGTACTTGCTGTTGCTCAATTAATTGACCTTCACTTTAAAAACACCAACCAAAATAATGTAAATAAGCTTATTTTGGATATGACCAATATCCGTCCACGTGGTGCTAAAATCCACGGCTTTGGCGGTACTGCTTCTGGCCCTACACCCCTAATTGAAATGCTTCAAGATGTTAACAAGGTGCTTAACGCTAAAGACGGTACGAACCTAAGCGCCGTTGACTGTACCGATATCTGTAATCTAATCGGCAAAGTTGTCGTCGCTGGTAACGTTCGTCGTTCAGCTGAACTAGCTCTTGGTTCAGGAAATAATCACCAATTTATTACAATGAAGCAAGACCAAGAAAAGCTCCAGCATCACCGGTGGGCATCAAATAACAGCATTAGTATTGATAAGGATTTTGACCACTTCCAAGAGGTCGCTGATTCCATTCAAGAAAATGGTGAACCAGGAATCGTCAATACTAGCCTATCGAAAAATTATGGCCGAATAGCTGATGGCTACCAGAAAAATATCGATGGCGACGTTGAAGGAACTAACCCGTGTGGCGAAATTTCTCTTGCTAACGGCGAACCTTGTAACCTGTTTGAAGTTTTCCCGCTTGTCGCTGAAAAACAAGGCTGGGACCTTAATGATGCTTTTCGGCTTGGCGTTCGTTTTGCAAAGCGGGTTACATTTAGTCACTATGATTGGGAAGTCTCCCGTAAAATGATCCAGAAAAACCGGCGCATTGGGATTTCAATGTCAGGAATACAAGATTGGATTTTAAACGACTTTGGTAACCGCGTAGTAACCGGCTTTGCAAAAAATAATGATGGAGTAATGGAACCTGTCTACGACCAACGAGTAATTGACAAGTTCAACACCCTGTATCAAGCGGTAATTAACGCCGATAAGGAATACTCTGCTGAATTGAATTGTAATCTGTCAATCAAACATACTACTGTTAAACCTTCTGGAACAGTAGCAAAATTAGCTGGTGTTTCTGAAGGAATGCACTTCCACTATGCTGGCTACCTTATTCAACGGATTCGTTTTCAGGATACTGATCCGCTGCTTGATGCATTAAAAGAATGCGGCTATCGGATGGAACCTGATATTTATACTGACCATACTATCTGTGTTGAATTCCCGGTTAAGGCAACTAATGCTGAAAACAAAAACTTTGCTTCTGCTGGAAATGTATCAATTGCAGAACAATTCGCTACTCAGGCGTTCTTACAGAAATACTGGTCTGATAATGCCGTTAGCTGTACCATTACCTTCCAAAATAAAGAAGCTGCCCAAATTCCGGTACTATTAAAGCAGTACCTTAACGGAATCAAATCTACTTCACTATTACCTTATTATGGCGGTTCGCTAAAACAAGCACCTAAAGAACCAATCACTAAAGAATTTTTCGTTAAACGACAAGCCGAAATTACTGGTAATGTAATTGATGTATTTAACGCGCAACAACAGGATAAAGCACTTGACCTTGTTGATCAGTCCGACTGTGCTGGCGGTGCATGTCCAATTCGTTAA
- a CDS encoding metallophosphoesterase, producing MKIAVSSDLHLDLNHADVTEIITQQAHYLTRQEIDHYFFVGDSFNDFAQTSVYFAELQLQLPITKVHYLAGNHDMLKGVTYEQLENLDDDLYFHNRFIDIPQTNWRIIGNNGWYDYSFSTYESNVKGVAKWKRAYWVDRPIMQQMNDPERMAIVLHQVEENLKQARNQQKQVIFMTHFAPIREALPHPIIESARRQRMWEMTTAMLGSRHLGALLAKFPEVKAVFYGHLHYAQSLITVGNIEYRNQAVGVRRKNSENWKGESLLDQWISCLYTKKI from the coding sequence ATGAAAATCGCAGTAAGCAGTGACCTTCATTTAGATTTAAATCATGCTGATGTTACAGAAATTATTACTCAACAGGCGCATTATTTAACCCGTCAAGAAATTGATCATTACTTTTTTGTGGGGGATTCCTTTAATGATTTTGCGCAAACCAGCGTATATTTTGCGGAACTACAATTGCAATTGCCTATCACAAAGGTCCATTATCTTGCCGGTAACCACGATATGTTAAAAGGGGTCACTTATGAGCAATTAGAAAATTTGGATGATGATCTATATTTTCATAACCGATTTATCGATATTCCCCAAACAAACTGGCGGATTATCGGTAACAATGGTTGGTATGATTATTCGTTTTCAACGTATGAAAGTAATGTAAAAGGGGTCGCAAAATGGAAGCGGGCATATTGGGTGGATCGTCCAATTATGCAGCAAATGAATGATCCAGAACGAATGGCGATTGTTTTACACCAAGTTGAAGAAAACCTAAAACAGGCTCGCAATCAACAAAAACAGGTTATCTTTATGACCCACTTCGCACCGATTAGAGAAGCTCTCCCGCATCCAATTATTGAGTCAGCACGGCGGCAGCGGATGTGGGAGATGACGACAGCAATGTTGGGTAGTAGACACTTAGGAGCATTACTCGCTAAATTCCCGGAAGTAAAAGCAGTTTTCTATGGGCATCTTCATTATGCTCAATCATTAATTACTGTTGGAAATATTGAATACCGTAATCAAGCAGTTGGCGTAAGACGCAAAAATAGTGAGAACTGGAAGGGGGAAAGCCTATTAGATCAATGGATTAGCTGCCTTTATACTAAAAAAATCTAG
- a CDS encoding ABC transporter ATP-binding protein gives MIRIARKNLALWATLGAVLFLLIQVSCDLYLPTVTADLVNRGIVQKDMGVIWSKGIKMLIVVAIGLLAAGLNVYFAATQSMRVGEKLRGQIYHKVLRFSNREMDEFGDSSLITRSTNDIVQIQNVMVQMLRMMLQAPVMLVAACVLAYIREPRLTKVFFISLPILAIIVMMVMYFAVPLFKSIQKKTDRINLIFREGLTGVRVIRAFRQDEREQKRFKTANEDYTQTGIKAFTIVSTLFPVVTLILGMTNVAIILLGGHLVASMNMQVGDLIAFMTYATQIMISFMMLSMIFVFVPRASASAARVNAVLDQPISIHDAAKKDQEKISIDQPASLEFKDVDFRFNGAERLALQDLNFKITAGQTLAIIGGTGSGKSALVNLIPRLFDVESGEIKVNGVPIKKLSQHDLHKVISITQQQAVLFSGTIRSNLQFGYEDASDEQICRALEIAQAADFVLEEGGLDAVVEQNGSNFSGGQRQRLAIARTIIKPASIYIFDDSFSALDFETDAKLRAALAKDPQIQQAVTVIVAQRISTVVDADQIIVLEEGRVVGQGTHQELKAHNKTYQQIIQSQVEKGDVDRA, from the coding sequence TTGATACGGATAGCACGAAAAAATTTAGCTTTATGGGCAACCTTAGGAGCAGTTCTCTTTTTACTAATTCAAGTTTCCTGTGATTTATATTTGCCAACGGTTACTGCAGATCTTGTTAATCGTGGAATTGTCCAAAAAGATATGGGCGTGATTTGGAGTAAGGGAATTAAGATGCTGATTGTCGTAGCAATCGGTCTTCTCGCTGCGGGGCTTAACGTTTACTTTGCGGCCACCCAATCAATGAGGGTTGGTGAAAAATTAAGGGGCCAAATTTATCATAAAGTTTTACGTTTTTCTAATCGTGAGATGGATGAATTCGGGGACTCTTCATTAATTACGCGTTCGACTAATGACATTGTGCAGATTCAAAACGTAATGGTTCAAATGCTACGGATGATGCTTCAAGCGCCGGTTATGCTGGTTGCTGCGTGTGTTTTGGCTTATATTCGCGAACCGCGGCTGACAAAAGTGTTCTTTATCAGTTTGCCTATCTTAGCGATTATTGTAATGATGGTGATGTACTTTGCAGTGCCATTATTTAAGAGTATTCAGAAAAAGACGGATCGCATTAATCTGATCTTCCGTGAAGGGCTCACAGGAGTACGTGTTATTCGGGCCTTCCGCCAAGATGAACGCGAACAAAAACGTTTTAAAACTGCTAATGAAGATTACACGCAAACCGGGATCAAGGCTTTTACGATTGTTTCGACATTATTTCCGGTTGTAACGCTGATTTTAGGGATGACTAATGTTGCTATCATCTTACTTGGTGGTCACCTTGTGGCAAGTATGAATATGCAGGTCGGTGATTTAATTGCTTTTATGACCTATGCTACTCAAATTATGATTAGTTTTATGATGCTTTCAATGATTTTTGTTTTTGTTCCACGGGCTTCGGCATCTGCTGCACGGGTTAACGCTGTTTTAGACCAGCCAATTAGTATCCATGATGCAGCTAAAAAAGACCAGGAGAAGATTTCAATCGATCAACCAGCATCCCTAGAATTTAAGGACGTTGACTTCCGCTTTAACGGTGCGGAAAGACTTGCATTACAGGATTTGAACTTTAAAATTACTGCGGGACAGACTTTAGCAATCATCGGTGGAACCGGCTCTGGTAAATCAGCTTTAGTTAACTTAATTCCGCGTCTTTTTGATGTCGAGAGTGGTGAAATTAAAGTTAACGGAGTACCAATTAAAAAGCTCAGTCAGCATGACCTTCATAAAGTTATTTCAATTACGCAACAGCAAGCAGTTCTCTTTAGCGGGACAATTCGTTCTAATCTTCAATTTGGTTATGAAGATGCAAGTGACGAGCAGATATGTCGTGCACTGGAAATTGCACAAGCAGCAGATTTTGTTCTTGAAGAGGGCGGACTAGATGCTGTCGTAGAGCAAAATGGAAGCAACTTCTCTGGCGGACAGCGTCAACGACTGGCGATTGCGCGGACGATTATTAAACCGGCTTCAATTTATATTTTTGATGATTCATTCTCCGCGCTGGACTTTGAAACTGATGCTAAATTGCGGGCTGCTTTGGCTAAAGACCCGCAAATTCAGCAGGCGGTTACGGTAATTGTTGCCCAACGGATTTCAACGGTTGTCGATGCTGACCAGATTATTGTTCTTGAAGAAGGCCGGGTAGTTGGTCAAGGGACTCACCAAGAATTGAAGGCCCATAATAAGACTTACCAGCAAATAATCCAGTCACAGGTTGAAAAAGGGGATGTCGATCGTGCGTAG